The stretch of DNA TTCTGTAGACCTTGAATTCATACGTGTCACAGAATTCTACGTTTCTGATTACGTTTGATAGCCTGAACCTTGGTGCGGGTACTCTACTGAAAGGGGTTAGTTTCTCTGTCCTATGCAATCGACAACTGTATAGGTGCAACAGGGACACCCATCCGACACAACTTGCCTTTTTACGGTTTGTGTCAATCTCAGACTAGATGACGCCATTAACTCAGTCCCCCTATTTCTCCATCAAAGGGTTTCCTATGACAACTCAGCCCCTAGCATCTCAGGTTCAAGCTGAGATTACCCGTCTATCGCAACTTCATAATGTTGAACCTAATGTTTTCCAAGAGTTTGCCCTTCTAGTTCTTGCCTCAACAACATCGCCGAAGAAAGCTACTAAATCTAAACCTAAAGCTAAGAAAATCAAAGCTCTTACCTTGCCACAGCTTAAAGCGGCTGTCCTGGGTTATTTCGAGGCTAAGGATGCCAAGGCTATGCAGCGATCGGGAACCTATAAAATGGCAACCGATGGCATGGAATCCCTGAATTTTTCTTATAAAGCATCCTGGGAAGTCCTATACCGTAAATTTATTGGTGTCTTGCCCAATGAACGAGATCAGGAAGGATACGGATGTATTAACGGTATCAATATCTTTGAATATTCCAGACCTTGGGATACCTTTGGACTAAATCCAAAATCTGCAACCACAGATGATATTAAGCAATCCTATCGATCGTTGAGCAAGATTTATCATCCTGATACTCCAGAAACTGGCGATGCTAAAATATTCGATCGCCTAAACACATTGTATAGAAGTATTTGTGCAGAGGCGTAGATATGGCAAAAGACACATCGAAATTTACGATTCGGGTCGATCAATTAGCTGAAGCCTTGGAGATCAGTCTCGATCGCCTGGTTGAAATTATCGATTTTTTCGACTCTGATCCAGATGATGAGTGGCAATTGAAAGAAAATGACCACTTCATCTTCTTAAATAAGAAACAAAATGAGCGTATCTTCTCTCAGATTGGTGCGTTCGCGATCGCTAAATACATGGACTCCCAAGACACACCGAGTATTTGGGAGAGAATTCGTGAATTTTTAACACGCCATAAGGAAAAGCTTCGGCAGGCGTTTATCAATCGCAAGATCCATGAAAATTGCAGCTCTTTGACGGTTAGAAATAACCGCCACTTTTTATCAAAGAAAGATGTCGTTAATATTCTATGCACAAGCTATCCAAGGATAAACCAAGCATTCGATGCTATTAGGCGATCTGATCGCCCCCTGATTATTGGTGAAGATTTTGATGACATTGATGGCGTTCGCTACTATTCTCTCAATGGATTTAGTCGATTAAGCCGCGAGTTAGCCACAACTCTGACGATGAAAGACCGGCGGGAGTGGTGCGATGCAGTGGAGGTCGTGGGCAAGAAAACTCTCAGGCGGATAGTGGATGAACTTGAGGGGCGGAAGCAAGCGATCCAACGAGTGAAAGATCGTGCCAAAACTAGGGATAAGAGCACTTGCCAGATTACTGGAAGAAAACATACGCCGCATAAAAAAGTGCGTCTTGCAGCTCATCACATGTTTTCTGAATCCCACTATCCTCATCTAGCGACTAGTATTGATAACTTGATTACGATGGATGAGGATATCCACCAAGAGTTTCATTCGTGGATGGGTAATACAAAAGTAGCCTGTACGATTGATCATCTGATTACATTTGTCTGCGAGCGCTACCCGGAATGCGATGAGGCGATCGATAAGCTTTATGCGGCCAAGAAAATATTGGGCCATCAAACTCCCAAAGGGTCTGAGGGACAGGCACAGCTTAAGGGAAAAGCAGATGATCAGGCTGCTTAGCTTTGGTGAGCCTTGTCCTGTTATCAGCTAAAAAAACGCCCCGGTAGTTCATAGAATGTGCCTGTGAGTAGTGATCTTGAACTATCGGGGAAAGTCAGACAGCCGACGTTTTTTGAGCCTCTGCCATGGTGGAGTAGGATGTAAAAAAGGAGATAGGCAGCTAGCCTTCGCTGAGTACTTCAGTAAAGGCAAACTTGCCTGAAGCTAAGACAAATACTGTAGTGGGCAGATTAGCCGTGCGCTGCTGTAAGTTGGCATAGTACTCTGGATAGTCAGCAACGGCATCAGGAGATGCTATGCCTAGAAAAATCAGGTCGGCTAAAGCTGATGACTCGTGAAGCACCTCGTCGAAAGAACGACCATTGGCGACCAGGATCTCTGATAGAGCCGAAATCCGCATATCTTGCACAAGCCTGCGGATATTCTGCTGGGCAGACTTCGCTGCTGTATCATCCTGCACCATCAACTTCAGGCAAATGTCTACATTGCGCCACGCGATCGTCCTACTCAGCAGGTCAGCCAGCAGCAGCATCAACCCACCGTTAGCCTGCATCCCTCCCCACCACACATCAATGCGCTGACGGCGGCCAAACCCATCTTTATTTTCTCGCAGAATAATAACGTTGCGATTGCCCTTGTGGGTCTGGGCAATGAGATTACAGTAGCTGGCCCGTCGTGACGGGTTTTCGCTGTCTCCAAGCACAATGGTATTGGGTACAAGGGGGCCAATGCCATAGGTTTCAATCAGTTGAACGGCACCCTCAAAGGGATCTGAGGCTGTGGTGAGGCGCACTAAGGCGCGGATGCCCCGCCGCTCTAGGTAGTCGCGGATGGTGGCTTCCATGGTCGCCTGCTGCCCCACGTCGCGGGAACCGCTGGGTAAGACACTCGATATGGTCACGAGGCCTCGATTGTGGGTAAGGGCATCGGCTAGCTCGACCAACGACCAGCGGCGAGACGGGGAGCCGGAAAGGGCGAGAATGTGGGGCCGCCAGTTCTTAGGATCATCAGTGTGATCGAGCTGCAAAATGCCCGTCCGCAGGAGCGCCATCCACATACCCCGGCGAGCATCTCCCCAGGTGGCTTCCAGCTCCCGCCGCTGCAGCCAAAAGAAAATGCTGAGGGCGATCGCTGCCGCAACGACCGTGGCAACGGCATTAATTAAAAACATGACCGACAAACAGCCCACCGCTCCAAGGAGCGACAGGAACCAGGGAACACGGAAGGTAGGACGATAGGAAGGGCTTTGCAGGAAGCCTTCAATGCCAGCGGAGATGTTGAGGACCAGGTAAGTTGTGAGGAAAAACATCGTGAGCACAGGGGCGATCAGGTTAAGATCGCCAATGCAAACGGCTGCTGCGGAGACAAATAACGTCACCGCTGTACCAATGCGGGGCTCATCTTGACGACCGCTACCCGTACCCAGAATTTTCAGGGCGCGCGGCAGGACGCCGTCCCGCGCTAGGGCTTGCAGGACACGGGGGGCTCCCATAATGCTGCCAATGGCGCTGGATAAGGTTGCTCCCCAGACACCTAACAAAATGGCAGGGCTCCAAAAGGAGAGCTGCTGCATGATCAACGGTTCATCGATCAGGTTGGCGGTATCGGCTCGATAGGCAAGCAGCAGCGGCAATACCATATAAATGACGTACCCTACGCCCACGGCGGCTAGAGTGCCGCTAGGCAAGGCTTGGGTAGGATTCTTTAAGTCCCCAGACATATTAACGCCAGCCATAATGCCGGTCACTGCTGGAAAAAATACGGCAAACACAGCCCAGAAACTCTGGGTCGTTTCAGGAACGGCCCAAAGTTGCGGTTCTATGTTAGGCAGCGATGGCCCAAAGATTAGAGAGATCAACGATAGGGCGATCGCCCCCATGATGAAGTACTGCGCTCGAATGGCTAGCTCGGCGGAGGTGAGGGCCAAGATGGCAACGGCGAGGGTGGTTAGCAACGCAACCACAATCTGATTGAGCCACGGAAACACTGCTGAGAGGCTTTCAGCAAAGCCCAGGGTGTAGAGCGCCACGGAGAAGGCTTGGGCAAAGTATAGGGGGATGCCTACTGCTCCTCCTGTTTCAATGCCTAGGGAACGACTAATCATATAGTAGGCTCCACCCACGCGAACGACTCTGTCAGTGGCGATCGCACAGACGGACAGGGCGGTCAAAAACGTGATGGAGGTAGAGAGCGTCACAATAATCAGGGTGCCGAGCAGCCCTACATTGCCTACCACCCAGCCAAATCGGAGGTACATAATTACCCCCAAAATGGTCAAAATTGAGGGGGTAAACACGCCGCCAAAGGCTCCTAGCCCTTGGGGTTCCTTCGATGAAGGATCGGGTGGCAGACTAGAGTCGGGTTTGGGAGACTGGCCAAAGGGTAGCTTCATGGAAAAACGTCAAGTAAGTAACAGAAACGTGGACAACATTGGCCTTAGGCACTGCTACCTAGGGTGAAGACCAATGAAGGGTGTCAGGCCCATTTAAGCGCACTCTTCCAGACATCTCCACCTAAATGGCAACGGGTGCATTGTATTGTTAAGCGATCGCCACACGCCACATCTAGCCCCTTTGAGTGTTGGTGTTGTTGAATTGTAGGATGACTCTCCAAATGTTTGAAGGAGGTTTCAGTGCTTCCCATTCAAGGTTCATACCCTGATTCAGCAACACGGAAAGAGCCAGTAGGAACTCACGCAAAAAAATGGGAATACTACAAACTATCAAGCCCTTGCCAAACATGTTTGAATGCCAGTTGAATTTCAGGAGTTAAAGACGTGCAACGTGCTAACAGCATTGATGAAGTGGTTTTTGAGGAAAACGATACCCAAATCTTCAATATTCCTGATACCAAAACTAAACTGTCAACCCTACAAAACTATTTTTTCCCTCGATTGGAAATTTTGCTACGTCATACCCTTGATATTGTGGCACAAGTATATAAAGTGAATCCATACGAAAGAATGACCTTTGTCTACTGCCCAAGTCATAGAGATAAAGCGAAGGAGAATCAAGACTTCGGAATAGTTCACATTGGAGTCGCTGCAAAACGAGGTAAGAAACCACTTGAAATTATCAAGAGAAATGGACAGCCTTTTTTCTTTCATCCAACTTATCTGACGTTCAAAGTGCTACCTAACGGAACAATTCACGCTGAGTTGCTACCGTTCCGACAAGGAGTTGATGATGCTTATGTAGAAAAGATTTCAGCCATTATTAGAAAGCATAGCAATAGGTTGCTACCTTTGTTGTCGTTAGCTCACATTTCCCATAGAACTTATAATCGTTCTTCTGAATTTTTACCTTTATATCAAGCAATATCACCTGCGGAAATTGGGAGTGACGGCATCAGGCTTGTATCACCCAAATACTACTTTCCTGTGAATTCAGATCGTGGCTTCTATGAATTAACGGTTGCGTTCACACTCCTATATGCATTAGCAGAATCATTTATTTGTATCGGCGAAGGGCAAGAGCCTAAGCTTAGGACAAGACTTCGACAGTTTAGGAGATGGTATGTCCGCATTGGCAATGATGAGAAAAACGTAGAAGAAAAGCAAGAGAGTCTGGAATTTTTAGAACTATCTGAGCTTAATAGTTATTCTTTTGTGAGAGCAGGTAAATGGTGGGCAGTACTGGCTAGAGATAAATGGAAATGTCTTAGCTGTGGTAGATCGGCACGAGAAGACGGAGTTTCATTGGAAGTTGATCACATCATTCCTCGGTCAAAAGGTGGTTCTGATGAAATGACTAATCTACAGACTCTTTGCAAGAAATGTAACATTGGCAAAAGCAATAAGGACAGTACGAGGTTATGAGTGCGATCGCTCCCCTGGTAAAATGCATGGGAACGCCATCAAACATCAGAAACGGGACTGGCGCGATTCGAACGCGCGACCTACCGCTTAGGAGGCGGTTGCTCTATCCTGCTGAGCTACAGCCCCAGGGTTACCGCCCATCATAGCAGTAACCTTGGCTGACCATGAAGGCCTCCTAAGGATGCGATCGCCACACCTGATCCCAGGGCCCACCCCCCACTTCTAGACCGCCCTGGTGACTCGTGGCTTGCACCATCAAGCGATCGCCCTCCCATAGGCGTAGGTCTATCCAGCCATGCATTGTATCGCGACAGACGGGAATCATGCCATCGAGGGTGGGGGCACGGAGGACGGTGCCGGGGCGATCGCTCTTGCCGTGGAGTTCCACCCGGAAGCGATCGCGGGTGGCGGTCATGCGCCAGCTTCCCCAGGGCTGGATCTCCCAGGTGACCTGCGCATTCCAGGGCACAAATTCGTAAAAGATGCCGCCATGGTGAATGCCAATCATCGCCACGGATTCCATCCAGCCGAGGATGCTCCGCCGTCCACCGCCAGCCGTGAGGGCCAGATCGGGTTCATCCTCAAAGGTGTTGCAGTTCAGCCAAAACCATTTCTCTGGAAATGCACCGCCCCAATTTTTTTCGGCATAGGCGGGGGCATCTTGGAAAGAGTAGCGATCGCCCTGCCAATCAATCCAGCCACTGGCCAGACCATGGGCCATGAGGATTTGCCAACCGGGTTCAAAAATTTGCAGTTGGGAGAGCCAGCCGGCCGTAGATTGCTGGGGTTGATCGACATTGCCCCAGCCGTAGATGGGCTGAATCTGGTAGTGCCAGGTGCAGGTACCCATGACTGGATCGCTGAGCTTGCCTTGGTGCTCTGTGGCGGTGCCTTGGTAACCTTCTTGAATGGTGCGATGGAAGTGATCGGATTCTAGGAGACTTGGGCGGGGTGGGTGCTGGGGATGCGATCGCCAATGACCTAACCCGAGGGCATGGGGCCAGGCCCAAAATTGGGAAACATCGGGGAAGGTGCGGCAGAGGTAGCCATCGTTGGGGCCAAGCACCTGGGCGACGCCGCCGCTATGGCGCTGACCGCCTGCTGGATCTTCGATGGAATACATGAACGCGAAGGTTTGCTGCACCTCCGGCAGGGTGACGCGGTAGTACCAACCTTCAAAAAAACGGCGATCGCTGCCATCCCAGTGGTAACCACTGTGAGGAGTGGACAAAGAATGGGGAAAATAGAGGAAAGACCTTACCATAATCTTGACGGGGTGCCGGTGGGACAACGGGAGGGCAATTCCCTTTCTTCATGGTGCCACGGTTCATCGATGGATGCTCTTCGCGGGCTGATGGTTTGGCTACCTGTCCCTTGCCTGTTCCTTTTCAACGG from Leptolyngbya sp. CCY15150 encodes:
- a CDS encoding HNH endonuclease, with amino-acid sequence MQRANSIDEVVFEENDTQIFNIPDTKTKLSTLQNYFFPRLEILLRHTLDIVAQVYKVNPYERMTFVYCPSHRDKAKENQDFGIVHIGVAAKRGKKPLEIIKRNGQPFFFHPTYLTFKVLPNGTIHAELLPFRQGVDDAYVEKISAIIRKHSNRLLPLLSLAHISHRTYNRSSEFLPLYQAISPAEIGSDGIRLVSPKYYFPVNSDRGFYELTVAFTLLYALAESFICIGEGQEPKLRTRLRQFRRWYVRIGNDEKNVEEKQESLEFLELSELNSYSFVRAGKWWAVLARDKWKCLSCGRSAREDGVSLEVDHIIPRSKGGSDEMTNLQTLCKKCNIGKSNKDSTRL
- a CDS encoding J domain-containing protein — protein: MTTQPLASQVQAEITRLSQLHNVEPNVFQEFALLVLASTTSPKKATKSKPKAKKIKALTLPQLKAAVLGYFEAKDAKAMQRSGTYKMATDGMESLNFSYKASWEVLYRKFIGVLPNERDQEGYGCINGINIFEYSRPWDTFGLNPKSATTDDIKQSYRSLSKIYHPDTPETGDAKIFDRLNTLYRSICAEA
- a CDS encoding tocopherol cyclase family protein, which encodes MVRSFLYFPHSLSTPHSGYHWDGSDRRFFEGWYYRVTLPEVQQTFAFMYSIEDPAGGQRHSGGVAQVLGPNDGYLCRTFPDVSQFWAWPHALGLGHWRSHPQHPPRPSLLESDHFHRTIQEGYQGTATEHQGKLSDPVMGTCTWHYQIQPIYGWGNVDQPQQSTAGWLSQLQIFEPGWQILMAHGLASGWIDWQGDRYSFQDAPAYAEKNWGGAFPEKWFWLNCNTFEDEPDLALTAGGGRRSILGWMESVAMIGIHHGGIFYEFVPWNAQVTWEIQPWGSWRMTATRDRFRVELHGKSDRPGTVLRAPTLDGMIPVCRDTMHGWIDLRLWEGDRLMVQATSHQGGLEVGGGPWDQVWRSHP
- a CDS encoding amino acid permease translates to MKLPFGQSPKPDSSLPPDPSSKEPQGLGAFGGVFTPSILTILGVIMYLRFGWVVGNVGLLGTLIIVTLSTSITFLTALSVCAIATDRVVRVGGAYYMISRSLGIETGGAVGIPLYFAQAFSVALYTLGFAESLSAVFPWLNQIVVALLTTLAVAILALTSAELAIRAQYFIMGAIALSLISLIFGPSLPNIEPQLWAVPETTQSFWAVFAVFFPAVTGIMAGVNMSGDLKNPTQALPSGTLAAVGVGYVIYMVLPLLLAYRADTANLIDEPLIMQQLSFWSPAILLGVWGATLSSAIGSIMGAPRVLQALARDGVLPRALKILGTGSGRQDEPRIGTAVTLFVSAAAVCIGDLNLIAPVLTMFFLTTYLVLNISAGIEGFLQSPSYRPTFRVPWFLSLLGAVGCLSVMFLINAVATVVAAAIALSIFFWLQRRELEATWGDARRGMWMALLRTGILQLDHTDDPKNWRPHILALSGSPSRRWSLVELADALTHNRGLVTISSVLPSGSRDVGQQATMEATIRDYLERRGIRALVRLTTASDPFEGAVQLIETYGIGPLVPNTIVLGDSENPSRRASYCNLIAQTHKGNRNVIILRENKDGFGRRQRIDVWWGGMQANGGLMLLLADLLSRTIAWRNVDICLKLMVQDDTAAKSAQQNIRRLVQDMRISALSEILVANGRSFDEVLHESSALADLIFLGIASPDAVADYPEYYANLQQRTANLPTTVFVLASGKFAFTEVLSEG